In Amphiura filiformis chromosome 1, Afil_fr2py, whole genome shotgun sequence, the following are encoded in one genomic region:
- the LOC140161014 gene encoding WD repeat-containing protein 13-like, translated as MTAVWQQVLALDARYNNYRAPNNPQIRTLYIRRRSQLLRENAKAGAQTDGQMRKQYLKMRSQLLSERYGANMSDQGL; from the exons ATGACAGCGGTGTGGCAGCAGGTTCTGGCTCTCGACGCTCGGTACAATAATTACAGGGCACCAAATAACCCTCAAATAC GAACGTTGTATATCAGGAGAAGAAGTCAACTTTTGAGAGAGAATGCCAAAGCTGGG gCTCAGACTGATGGACAGATGAGGAAGCAGTACCTCAAAATGCGTTCACAACTTCTGTCTGAGCGATATGGAGCCAACATGAGTGACCAAGGTTTGTAA